Genomic window (Aureibacillus halotolerans):
CGTCTACATTTCTGGGCACCCGATGGATGGCTACCGATTAACGCTTCAAAAGGAAAAGGCAATTCACTTAAGTGATGTGCAATACAAAATCCACTTGCATGTTTCTACGGGTGGCATTGTTCAAGAAGTAAAAGAAATAACGACTAAAAAAGGAGAACCAATGGCCTTTTTACGTTTGTCTGATGCATCAGCGGATTTAGACTGTGTGATTTTCCCAGAAATCTATCGTCAAATTAAACCGATGATTAAGGAAGGCAAGGCGCTCCTTGTTCAAGGAAAAGCTGAGAAAAGACAGGGAACAGTACAGCTTATTTTTTCCAGCGCTCGTCCACTGTCTCAGGGGGGAGAGATCGGGGACTCGATACTCTATTTGCAGATTAACGCCAATAGCCGTCGTCACTTGCAGGAGATCAAAAACCTTCTCCAGGCGAATTCAGGCCGTGTGCCTGTCGCATTATATTACGTGGATACCCGCCGTTTATTAAAGCTGCCTGACCATTATAATACGGTTGTTGACACTGATTTGCTGGCGTCTTTGCAGCGTTTGCTCGGCAAAGAAAATGTCGCTCTAAAAGCAAAGAAAAGTCAATCCTAGCGCAAGTGGGTGTAACTGTTGATCTCTTCTGATATAATGGTATAGTCATTTTGCGTATCTTTATAAAATCAGTTGTTTCAATTTGTATAAAAAGGGACAAGGCGTTTTCAAGATACAGACTTGCAGTTGGAATGTCGTTTCTCATTCCAACTTCCTGGATACACTATGTATAACGAAAACGAGGATTTGAACGGTTGTCTCACGAATAAGGGATAGGACACAAATGTATTTATTATCACCATGTATGTTTTATAGGAACCATTAGATTGGTGTAAGGGGGAGGGTCTTCCATGGCTTCAATGCTAAAAGGCATGTTTTCAAAAAAGAAAAGGTATGCCCCGATTCCTTCGGAGCAAGCAAAAGCAGATATACCTGAGGGTTTAATGAGCAAGTGCCCTAAATGTAAAAAAATCATGTATACAAAAGAATTAAAAAAGAATCTTAAAGTATGTGATCAATGCGGGCACCATCTTCAAATGTCCTCTGAAGAACGATTGCAAACGATCCTTGATGAAGAGTCTTTCCAAGAATTAATGGGGGACTGGACGTCAGAAAACCCGCTTGAATTTCCTGGATATGATGAAAAAATGGATGCTGATCGTAAAAAAACAGGGCTAAATGAAGCCGTGGTTGTTGGTGAAGGAAGCATTACAGGCTCGGAAATTGTTATTGCTGTCATGGATGCCCGTTTCCGAATGGCGAGTATGGGGATCGTTGTAGGGGAAAAAATCACCAAAGGCATCCAGCATGCACAAAAACAAAAAAAGCCATTTATCATTTTTACAGCGTCAGGCGGCGCAAGAATGCAGGAAGGCATATTAAGTCTCATGCAAATGGCAAAAACAAGCGCGGCCTTAAAGGATTTTAATGACGATGGTGGACTCTTTATTTCGGTGATGACGCATCCGACAACTGGAGGCGTTTCAGCCAGCTTTGCATCCCTTGGTGATTATAATTTTGCTGAGCCAGCTGCGTTGATTGGATTTGCTGGAAGACGGATTATTGAACAGACCATTCGTGAAAAGCTTCCAGATGATTTTCAAACGGCAGAATTTCTGCTTGAGCATGGACAGCTTGATAAAGTGATCCATCGGAAAGATATGAAATCAACATTATCTGCTATCGTAAAGCTACATGAGCCAGAGGGGGCGAGACAATGAGCGGCACACTGGAATTTGAAAGACCAGTCGAAGAGCTTCGTGAAAAAATTGATGAGCTAAAACGATTTACACACGAAAAGGACATTGACCTGTCAAAGGAAATTGAACGGCTCGAAGTAAGGTTGCGGAAAGTGGAAGATGACGTTTATGGAAATATGGAGCCTTGGCATCGAGTGCAGCTTGCTCGTCACCAAAAACGGCCAACCAGCTTGGATTATATTGAACGTATTTTTGATGACTTTATTGAACTGCACGGCGATCGCTATTTTGGGGACGACGAAGCGATCGTCGCAGGTGTGGCTCGCTTTCAAGGCAAGCCAGTTACGGTCATTGGAGAGCAAAGAGGGCGAGATACGAAGGAGAATTTGCGTCGTAACTTTGGCATGCCTCATCCAGAAGGATACCGAAAAGCGCTACGTCTTATGAAGCAGGCTGAAAAATTCGGGCGGCCCATTGTTACACTCATCGATACGAAGGGAGCTTATCCCGGGAAAGCTGCAGAAGAACGGGGACAAAGTGAAGCCATTGCGAAAAACCTTTTTGAAATGGCAGGTTTAACAGTGCCTGTTCTTTGTGTTGTCATTGGCGAAGGAGCGAGCGGTGGTGCTCTTGCCCTAGGTGTTGGTAACCGTGTGTACATGCTCGAAAATGCGTGGTACTCCGTCATTTCGCCAGAAGGAGCGTCTTCTATTCTTTGGAAAGATGCTAATTTAGCACAAAAGGCTGCGGAAACAATGAAAATAACGGCATATGATGTACTGGACCTTGGTATTATTGATGCAATCATTCCTGAGATAAAAGGGGGCGCCCACAGAGATGTCGACACGCAGGCGGTTTATATTTCTGATGCGATTTCAAAAGGGCTTGCAGAGCTCTCTCCTTTGACTGGGGAAGCATTGCGAGAGCAACGTCAAAAGAAGTTTATGCAGATTGGCGAACGCTCTCAATCGCAATTGCCAGTGTTTGTTGAATAGCAAGATTTTTTAGCGGTCGTTGTTTGCATAGCAACTTCATGGTACATTTGAAGTATTGTGTGTAAGTATTGTGATAGAGGTGATAGGTATGAAACGAATTGGTGTACTAACAAGCGGTGGAGATTCACCAGGAATGAACGCTGCCATTCGATCCGTCGTAAGGAAAGCCATCTACAGTAATATTGAAGTGTATGGGATCTATTACGGGTATGCTGGCATGATTGAAGGAAATATTAAAAAGCTTGAAATTGGTTCTGTTGGAGACATTATTCACCGCGGTGGAACGATGCTTTACACGGCACGTACGGAGGAGTTTAAAACGGAAGCTGGTCGGGCCAAAGGCATTGAGCAGCTCAATAAACATGGAATTGAAGGTGTCGTTGTCATCGGCGGAGACGGCTCTTTTCAAGGCGCTAAAAAGCTGACAGAAGCAGGTTATCCATGCATTGGTGTTCCGGGAACGATTGACAATGACATTCCGGGAACGGATTTCACGATCGGCTTTGATACCGCCCTGAATACGATCATTGATGCCATCGATAAAATTCGGGATACAGCGACATCTCATGAGCGTACATATGTTATTGAGGTGATGGGACGTCATGCAGGAGACCTTGCGCTATGGGCAGGTCTTGCAGATGGCGCCGAAACCATTTTAATTCCTGAAGCGCCTTATGATATGGAGGAAATTATTACAAGACTCCAAAACGGTCATAAACGCGGCAAAAAGCACAGCATCATCGTGGTTGCTGAGGGCTGTGAGAGTGGTGTCGCCTTCGGGAAAAAGATCGAGGAAGCGACAAAGTTTGAAACTAGGGTTTCCGTGCTTGGCTATATTCAACGCGGGGGAAGCCCAACAGCTGGTGATCGTGTGCTGGCAAGTCGTTTAGGTGCGAAGGCCGTCGATTTACTTTTAGAAGGAAAGAAAGGACGTATGGTTGGTATTCAGCAAAATAAGCTTGTCGATCATGACATCCTTGAAGCCCTAAGTCAAAAACACACTGTCGATATGGACATGTATACACTATCAAAAGAACTTTCAATTTAACCTGCACTAGGGTTTGGGAGGCCAACAGATTATGCGTAAAACGAAAATAGTATGTACGATTGGACCAGTAAGTGAAAGTTACGACAAGCTTGTCGAGCTAATGAGCTCTGGCATGAACGTAGCACGACTTAATTTCTCACACGGTGATTTTGAAGAGCACGGCAATCGAATTATTAATATTCGCAAGGCGTGTAAAGAGACTGGTCATACGGTCGCGATTTTATTAGATACAAAAGGGCCGGAAATTCGTACCCATACAATGAAAGATGGTTGCTTGGCGCTTGAAAAAGGACAAGAACTCATTGTCTCTACAGAAGAATGCGAAGGAACAAAAGAGAAAATTTCAGTGACATACGAAGGACTCGCCAACGATGTTCATCCAGGATCAAAAATATTGCTTGATGATGGCTTGATTGAATTGGAAGTTGTGTCTATTGAAGGAAAAAACATTCACACCAAGATTTTGAACAGTGGTGAATTGAAAAACAAAAAAGGTGTTAATGTACCAAACGTATCTGTGAAGCTTCCAGGAATGACTGAGAAGGATGCGAACGATATCCGCTTTGGCATTGAGCAAGGCGTAGACTTTATTGCTCCTTCCTTTATTCGCCGTGCGTCAGATGTGCTCGAAATTCGTGAACTTCTTGAACAAAATGGTGCCCCTCATATTCAGTTGATCCCAAAAATTGAGAACCAGGAGGGTGTCGACAACATCGAGGAAATTCTTGAAGTATCTGATGGTCTTATGGTGGCGCGTGGCGACCTAGGGGTAGAAATTCCAGCCGAAGAAGTGCCACATGTGCAAAAACGCCTTATTAAATTGTGTAATAGCTTAGGAAAACCTGTTATTACAGCTACGCAAATGCTTGACTCTATGCAGCGTAACCCGCGTCCGACAAGAGCGGAAGCAAGTGACGTGGCGAATGCAATTCTTGATGGAACAGATGCAATTATGCTTTCAGGTGAAACCGCAGCGGGCGATTACCCTGTGTTGGCTGTACAGACGATGGCCAACATTGCAGAACGTGCAGAAGCGGCACTTGATTACAAGTCGTTGCTCGATAAATCTGCTCGGAGCAGTGATATGTCGATTACAAATGCCATTGGTCAATCCGTTGCGCATACGGCTCTTAACTTGAATGTGTCAGCCATTGTCGCACCAACTGAAAGTGGTTATACAGCAAAAATGATCTCGAAATATCGTCCGAAGGCTCCAATCGTTGCGGTCACTATGTCAGAAGTCACCCAGCGTAGAATGGCTCTCGTTTGGGGTGTTTATGCCATTAACGGCGAGAGCACCGATACAACAGATGAGATGCTCGAAAATGCTGTCCAAAAGAGCTTGTCGACAAGCATCGTTTCGCGTGGAGATCTGATCATCATTACCGGTGGTGTGCCGATCGGTGAATCTGGAAACACAAACCTCATGAAGATCCATGTCGTTGGCGACGTCCTTGTTCGTGGGACAGGCATCGGCAGACGCACAGCCTTTGGGCGTGCTGTGGTTGCGAAAAATGCAGAGGAAGCCAACACACGTGTTCAAGAAGGTGACATTCTCGTTACATCAGCCACCGACAAAGACATGATGCCAGCTCTTGAAAAAGCAGCAGGTCTCATCACTGAAGAAGGTGGATTAACGACACACGGAGCTGTTGTAGGACTCAATTTAGGAATTCCTGTCATTGTTGGCGTCACGAATGCGACAAACATTATCCATCATAGCCAGGAAATCACGATAGATGCACGTAACGGAGATGTCTATAGCGGTCATA
Coding sequences:
- the accD gene encoding acetyl-CoA carboxylase, carboxyltransferase subunit beta; amino-acid sequence: MLKGMFSKKKRYAPIPSEQAKADIPEGLMSKCPKCKKIMYTKELKKNLKVCDQCGHHLQMSSEERLQTILDEESFQELMGDWTSENPLEFPGYDEKMDADRKKTGLNEAVVVGEGSITGSEIVIAVMDARFRMASMGIVVGEKITKGIQHAQKQKKPFIIFTASGGARMQEGILSLMQMAKTSAALKDFNDDGGLFISVMTHPTTGGVSASFASLGDYNFAEPAALIGFAGRRIIEQTIREKLPDDFQTAEFLLEHGQLDKVIHRKDMKSTLSAIVKLHEPEGARQ
- a CDS encoding acetyl-CoA carboxylase carboxyltransferase subunit alpha — translated: MSGTLEFERPVEELREKIDELKRFTHEKDIDLSKEIERLEVRLRKVEDDVYGNMEPWHRVQLARHQKRPTSLDYIERIFDDFIELHGDRYFGDDEAIVAGVARFQGKPVTVIGEQRGRDTKENLRRNFGMPHPEGYRKALRLMKQAEKFGRPIVTLIDTKGAYPGKAAEERGQSEAIAKNLFEMAGLTVPVLCVVIGEGASGGALALGVGNRVYMLENAWYSVISPEGASSILWKDANLAQKAAETMKITAYDVLDLGIIDAIIPEIKGGAHRDVDTQAVYISDAISKGLAELSPLTGEALREQRQKKFMQIGERSQSQLPVFVE
- the pfkA gene encoding 6-phosphofructokinase, with amino-acid sequence MKRIGVLTSGGDSPGMNAAIRSVVRKAIYSNIEVYGIYYGYAGMIEGNIKKLEIGSVGDIIHRGGTMLYTARTEEFKTEAGRAKGIEQLNKHGIEGVVVIGGDGSFQGAKKLTEAGYPCIGVPGTIDNDIPGTDFTIGFDTALNTIIDAIDKIRDTATSHERTYVIEVMGRHAGDLALWAGLADGAETILIPEAPYDMEEIITRLQNGHKRGKKHSIIVVAEGCESGVAFGKKIEEATKFETRVSVLGYIQRGGSPTAGDRVLASRLGAKAVDLLLEGKKGRMVGIQQNKLVDHDILEALSQKHTVDMDMYTLSKELSI
- the pyk gene encoding pyruvate kinase encodes the protein MRKTKIVCTIGPVSESYDKLVELMSSGMNVARLNFSHGDFEEHGNRIINIRKACKETGHTVAILLDTKGPEIRTHTMKDGCLALEKGQELIVSTEECEGTKEKISVTYEGLANDVHPGSKILLDDGLIELEVVSIEGKNIHTKILNSGELKNKKGVNVPNVSVKLPGMTEKDANDIRFGIEQGVDFIAPSFIRRASDVLEIRELLEQNGAPHIQLIPKIENQEGVDNIEEILEVSDGLMVARGDLGVEIPAEEVPHVQKRLIKLCNSLGKPVITATQMLDSMQRNPRPTRAEASDVANAILDGTDAIMLSGETAAGDYPVLAVQTMANIAERAEAALDYKSLLDKSARSSDMSITNAIGQSVAHTALNLNVSAIVAPTESGYTAKMISKYRPKAPIVAVTMSEVTQRRMALVWGVYAINGESTDTTDEMLENAVQKSLSTSIVSRGDLIIITGGVPIGESGNTNLMKIHVVGDVLVRGTGIGRRTAFGRAVVAKNAEEANTRVQEGDILVTSATDKDMMPALEKAAGLITEEGGLTTHGAVVGLNLGIPVIVGVTNATNIIHHSQEITIDARNGDVYSGHTSVL